Genomic window (Streptomyces cadmiisoli):
GTCGACGCGCCGGACGCGGGCAGCGTGACCGTGGGCGGTGTGCCGGTCGCCGGTCTCGGGCCGGAGCGGCTGCGCCGCCAGGTCGTCCTGGTCACGCAGGAGCACCATGTCTTCCTGGGCACGGTCCGGGACAACCTCCTGATCGCCGAACCCTCCGCCTCGGACGCGTCGTTGTGGGCCGCGCTGGCCGCGGTCGGCGCCGACGGCTGGGTGCGTGAGCTGCCCGGCGGCCTGGACGCCGAACTCGGCCCGGCGGGCCGGCGCACCGACGGCTCGCAGGCCCAGCAGCTCGCCCTGGCCCGGGTGGTGCTGGCGGACCCGCACACGCTGATCCTCGACGAGGCCACCGCGCTGCTCGACCCGGCGACCGCCCGGCACACCGAGCGCGCCCTCGCTGCCGTGCTGGAGGGCCGTACGGTGATCGCGGTGGCGCACCGGCTGCAGACCGCGCACGACGCGGACCGGGTGGCGGTGATGGAGGCGGGGCGGCTGACCGAACTCGGCACGCACGAGGAGCTGGTGGCGGCGGACGGCGCGTACGCACGGCTGTGGCGGACGTGGCACGGGGAACCGCGGCCGTAAACGTCGGTAATCCGCATATCGAACGTGAACTCCGGGCAACGAACGACTTCCGGACAAACCTTTGACGCGCTCCTGACAGGTCGGGTACTTCGGTGCCACGCTTCCCACGGCCCGCTTCACGGCAACCCCACTGATCCGCCGCCGTGTCGTCCCGTGGCCGCGTGCACCTGGTTTCGCGTTCTGCCCGGACGGCCCACCAGCCGCCCGGATCTCCCCTGGCCGCGCAATCCGCGGCCACGCTGAAGGAGTCAGTGTTGAGACTTAGTTCTTCGCGCAGACGCACCTCCCACACCCTGCAGCGTTCCGTCGCCTCCGTCGCCCTCGCCGGCGTCGCGGCCCTCCTCGCCACCGCCGTGCAGTCAGGGGCGGCGACGGCCGCCCCGCAGCAGGCACCGTCCGCGTCGGCCGAGGCCGGCGCCCAGCCCGTGAAGCTCACCCCGGCCCAGCGCGCGGCGCTGATCCGGGCGGCCGGCGCCGACACCGCGGCGACCGCCGACGAGCTCCGCCTCGGCGGCAAGGAGAAGCTCGTCGTCCGGGACGTCGTCAAGGACGCCGACGGCACCCTGCACACCCGCTACGAGCGGACCTACGGCGGCATCCCCGTCCTCGGCGGCGACCTGGTCGTCCGCACGGACGCGGACGGCCGGACCGAGGGCGTCACCAAGGCGACCCGGGCCGCCGTCGACGTGCCTTCGCTCGACCCCGCGATCAGCACCGACCGGGCGGAGCGGCAGGCGCTCGGCGCCGCGCGGGCGCAGGACGCCAAGGGCCCCGACGTGGACCGCACGCCCCGCAAGGTCGTCTGGGCCGCGAGCGGCAAGCCGGCCCTGGCCTACGAGACCGTCGTCGGCGGCCTCCAGGAGGACGGCACCCCGCAGGAGCTGCACGTCGTCACCGACGCCACGACCGGCAAGAAGCTGTACGAGTGGCAGGCCGTCAAGAACGGCACCGGTCACACGGTCTACAGCGGCACGGTCGACCTCACCACCACCCAGTCCGGGTCGACGTACAACCTCACCGACGGGGCGCGCGGCAACCACCGCACGTACAACCTGAACCGCGGCACCTCCGGGACCGGCACCCTGTTCTCCGGCTCCGACGACGTCTGGGGCAACGGCACCGCGTCCAACCCGGAGTCGGCCGGCGCGGACGCGCACTACGGCGCCGCGCTGACCTGGGACTACTACAAGAACGTGCACGGCCGCAGCGGGATCAGGGGCGACGGCGTCGGCGCCTACTCGCGCGTCCACTACGGCAACAACTACGTCAACGCGTTCTGGTCCGACAGCTGCTTCTGCATGACCTACGGCGACGGCTCCGGCAACGCCAACCCGCTCACCTCCATCGACGTGGCCGGCCACGAGATGACGCACGGCCTCACCTCGGCCACCGCGGGGCTCGTCTACAGCGGCGAGTCCGGCGGTCTGAACGAGGCGACCTCCGACATCCTCGGCACCGCCGTCGAGTTCTACGCGAACAACTCCTCCGACATCGGGGACTACCTGATCGGCGAGGAGATCGACATCAACGGCGACGGTACGCCGCTGCGCTACATGGACCAGCCGAGCAAGGACGGCGCGTCCAAGGACAACTGGTACTCGGGCATAGGCTCGATCGACGTGCACTACTCGTCCGGCCCCGCGAACCACTTCTTCTACCTGCTCAGCGAGGGCAGCGGAAGCAAGGTCGTCAACGGCGTCAGCTACAACTCGCCCACCGCGGACGGGCTCCCGGTGACCGGCATCGGCCGGGCGAAGGCCGAGCAGATCTGGTTCAAGGCGCTCACCACGAAGTTCACGTCCACGACCAACTACGCGGGCGCCCGCACCGGCACGCTGGCCGTCGCCGGTGAGCTGTACGGCACGTCGAGCGCCGAGTACAAGGCGGTGCAGGACGCCTGGGCCGGTGTCGCCGTCGGCCCGCGGCCCGGCGGTCCGGGCGGCGGTACCTCCTTCGAGAACACCGGTGACGTGTCGATCCCGGACAACGGCGCCGCGGTGACCTCCTCGATCGCCGTGACCGGCCGGGCCGGCAACGCCCCGGCCAACCTCCAGGTCGCGGTCGACATCGTGCACACCTGGCGCGGTGACCTGGTGATCGACCTGCTGGCCCCGGACGGGACGGCGTACCGCCTGAAGAACTTCAGCTCCTCCGACTCGGCGGACAACGTCGACGAGACCTACACGGTCAACGCCTCCTCCGAGGTCGCCGACGGCACCTGGCGGCTGAGGGTGCAGGACCAGGCGGCACGGGACACCGGCTACATCAACAGCTGGAAACTGACCTTCCCGTAGTCCCCGGTGCACGAGGCGGCACCCGGCGCGCGTCCGCCGCCGGGTGCCGCCCTACGCTTGGGCGCATGTCGTTCACCTACGAGGACGTCGGCGCCACCCGCGAGACGGGTTTCTGCCCGCCCGGCTTCCACCCCCTGCATGTGCGCACCCGCATAGGTGAGGGCGAGGCGGTGTTCCGCCGCGCCGCCGAGGCCGTGAGCACCTGGGAGATGCACCGGGCGATCGGTGTCGGCGTGGAGGCGACCGCGGACCGCGCGGCCCCCGGGGTGGACGTCACCATGACCCTCGCCGGCATGATCAAGGCGCCCTGCCGGATCGTCTGGACGGTCTCCGAGTACCGCCGCACCGGCTGGGCCTACGGCACGCTCCCCGGTCACCCCGAATGCGGCGAGGAGGCCTTCCTCGTCGAACGCACCGGAGACGGCACGGTCTGGCTGACCGTGTCCGCCTTCAGCCGCGCCGCGAAGTGGTACGCCCGCGCGGGCGGTGCGGCGACGAGGGGGCTGCAGCAGGCCTACGCGCGACGCTGCGGCAAGGTGCTCCGGCAGCTGTGCGAGCCGGAACAGCAGGACTGAGGCCCCCTCACCACCCGGCGGGTCAGCGCAGCAGCACCCCCGCCCCCTCCACCACGTCCTCCGACGGCACCGCCACCAGGCCGGGCTCAGCGCTCGACGCGAGCAGGCGATGCGCCGGGAGGATGCGCACCGTGTACCCGTAGGGCCCGGTGCGGTCCAGGGACAGCGGACCCTCGTACACCCAGCGGCCCTCCGCGTCCGCCCCGCCCACCGACTTCAGCGGGACCGCGGTGGCGTCGGCGATCCGGTCCTCGGAGTCCACCCGCCCGGACACCGCCTGCACCTCCACGTCGTCGGGGGCGAGTTCGCCGAGGCCGACACGGACCCGCAGGGTGAGCGTGGTGCCGAGTTCGGCGGTGGCGGTGGTCGCGGACGTCTCGACGTGGTCGACGGTGACCGCGTGCCAGGCCGCGCGCAGCCGGGACTTCCACTCGGCCAGCTCACGTGCCGTGTCCGGGGCCATGGCGCGGTGGGCGCGGGCGGCCGGAGCGTACAGCCGCTCGACGTACTCGCGGACCATCCGGCCGGCCAGCACCTTCGGGCCGAGCAGGGTGAGGGTCTGGCGCACCATCTCGATCCAGCGGTCGGGCAGACCGCCCGGTCCGCGCTCGTAGAAGCGCGGGGCGACACGCTGCTCCAGCAGGTCGTAGAGGGCGGCGGCCTCGATGTCGTCGCGGCGGTCGGGGTCGGTGCCCGCGCCGTCCGCCGTCGGGATCGCCCAGCCGAAGTCGGGCTGGAACCACTCGTCCCACCAGCCGTCGAGGACGGAGAGGTTGAGGCAGCCGTTCAGGGCCGCCTTCATACCGCTGGTGCCGCAGGCCTCCAGCGGGCGCAGGGGGTTGTTGAGCCAGATGTCGCAGCCCGGGTACAGCTTCTGCGCCATCGCCATGCCGTAGTCGGGCAGGAAGACGATCCGGTGCCGTACCCGCGGGTCGTCGGCGAACCGGACCAGTTCCTGGACGAGCCGCTTGCCTCCGTCGTCCGCGGGGTGCGCCTTGCCGGCCACCACGATCTGGACCGGGCGCTGCGGGTGCAGCAGCAGGTCCATCAGCCGGTCGCGGTCGCGCAGCATCAGCGTCAGCCGCTTGTACGACGGGACGCGCCGGGCGAACCCGATGGTCAGGACGTCCGGGTCGAGGACGCCGTCGATCCAGCCCAGCTCGGCCGTGCCGGCGCCGCGCTGCCGCCAGGAGACGCGCAGCCGGTCCCGCACCTCGGCCACCAGTTGCTCGCGCAGGGTGCGGCGAAGGTCGTGGATGTCCTGGTCGGGGATGTCCGCCACCGCGTCCCAGCGGTCCGCGTCGCCGCCGGTGAAGGCGTCCTCCGCGCGTTGCGCGCCGATCTGGCGGGCGCCGAGCCGGAACACCTCGGGGGCGATCCAGGTCGGGGCGTGCACACCGTTGGTGACCGAGGTGATCGGCACCTCTTCGGCGTCGAACCCGGGCCACAGACCGGAGAACATCTCACGGCTGACCTTGCCGTGCAGCAGGGAGACGCCGTTGGCGCGCTGGGCCAGGCGCAGGCCCATCACGGCCATGTTGAACAGGTTGGGCTCGCCTCCCGGATAGGTCTCCATGCCGAGCCGGAGGATGCGTTCGACATCGATGCGCGGGAGTTCGGCGCCGGGGCCGAAGTGGCGGGCGACGAGTTCGCGGTCGAAGCGGTCGATGCCCGCCGGGACGGGGGTGTGGGTGGTGAACACGGTGCCCGCGCGGACCGCTTCCAGCGCCGAGTCGAACTCCAGGCCCAGGTCGGCGAGTTCGGCGATCCGCTCCAGGCCCAGGAACCCCGCGTGCCCCTCGTTGGTGTGGAACACCTCGGGCCCGGGATGTCCGGTCAGCCGGCAGTACGTGCGCACCGCCCGGACGCCGCCGATGCCGAGCAGCATCTCCTGGAGCAGCCGGTGCTCGCTGCCGCCGCCGTAGAGCCGGTCGGTCACGCCGCGTTCGCCGAGGTCGTTCTCCTCGACGTCCGAGTCGAGCAGCAGCAGCGGGACCCGGCCGACCTGGGCCAGCCAGATCCGGGCACGCAGGAACCGGCCGCCCGGCAGGGCGAGGGTGACCTGGGCCGGGCTGCCGTCGGCCTCCTTCAGCAGGGCCAGCGGCAGCTCGTTGGGGTCGAGGACGGGGTAGTGCTCCTGCTGCCAGCCGTCCCGGGACAGGCTCTGCCGGAAGTACCCGTGCCGGTACAGCAGCCCGACCCCGATCAGCGGCACGCCGAGGTCGCTGGCCGCCTTCAGATGGTCGCCGGCCAGGATGCCGAGTCCGCCGGAGTACTGGGGCAGGGCGGCGGTGATGCCGAACTCGGGCGAGAAGTAGGCGACGGCGGCGGGCAGCTCACCGGGCTGCGCCTGGTACCAGCGGTCGCCGGTGACGTAGTCGTCGAGTTCGTCGGCGACGGTGGTGAGCCTGCGCAGGAACCGGCGGTCCTCGGTCAGCTCGGCGAGCCGCGCGGGCCGCACGCTGCCCAGCAGGCGTACGGGATCGCCCCCCGAGGCGGCCCACCGCTCCGGATCGACGGACTGGAACAGGTCGCGTGTCTCGGTGTGCCAGGACCAGCGCAGATTGCGGGCCAGATCGCTCAGCGGCCGCAGGGAGTCGGGAAGAACGGGTCGGACCGTGAACCGACGGATCGCCTTCACATTCCACCTCGTCAGCGTGCGGAGGAGGACGCACAGCGGCGTGCGTCCCGTCGTCGCTATCGACGGTAGTGGTTACTTCGCCGTCCGACGGGGGCTCGCCGGGACGCTCAGGGCGCACTACGGCGCGTGGGGGTCGGTGAACTCGACGTCCGGGGGGAGAAGATGCCCGAGCTGCGCGAGGCGTTGGGCCACGGCGGTGGGGGTGCGGGCCAGCTGATGGGCGGCGGAGAGGATGTGCACGAGAGGGACGGGGACCTGTCCGTCGAGCCACAGCCAAGAGGTCTGCGCGCCGTGACGGAGCAGCACCAGGTTGTCGCCGGGGCTCCACTCACCCGCCGGCGGTTCCGGCGCCACGTCATGCCCCCAGCTCGTCAGACGCTCGACCACCTGGTCAGTCGTCAGCTCGCGCGTGCGCGCGACCCGGATCACGTGGTGCCACGGGACCCGCCGGTCCACCTCCAGCCAGGGCGGACCGCCGTCCTGCTTGAGGCTCGCCACGGCCAGGTCGAGATAGTCGCGGGGCTGTCGCGGATGCTCGTCGAGCCCTCGGACGGTGAACCCGAGTTCGATCAAGCGCAGCGCGACGTCCCGATCCGCCAGCCGGTTGTCCCGCGCCAGAGCCAGAACGGCGTCGGCCTCGACGTGGCCTGGAAGATAGCCGCCCGATTGCCGGGGCACCCCGTAGAACCGGTACAGGTCCTCGGCAAGCCTCCGGTATGCGTGCAGTTCCTCGGCGGCCGGCAGCTCGGGCGGCGTGAGGCCCAGCTCGACGAGCCGTTGGACCAGTTGTTCCGGGCTCTGCCCTCCGGCACGGGAGATGCGCAGCAGGTGGTAGAGCAGCAAACGCTCGTCCTCGGAGAGCCAGGGCGGCCGGCTGTCGCCGTTCCGGCTGATGAGTGCCAGGTCGGTGCTGTCGACCAGGTCGGGCATCGTGCCGGGCGCCAGCTCGTGTCCGGCCGCGGTGAGCACCTCGGCAACGTGGTCCGCCCGTCCGGGAAAGGCGCCGACAGCCAGGACCAGGTGGGCGGGCATCACGGGCCGGTCGCGCGGCAGCTCGGGGCCGCCGGGTTCCAGATGCCGCCTCAGCACGAGGTCGGGCAGGTCCGCACGGTTCGGGGGCCAGGAAGGCGTCTGGCTCACGCCCAGCTCGTCGTCATCGGGTACCCGGAATCCCAACCCCGCGAGCAACCGCGCCAGCGCGCGGGGATCTTCGTCGTTCCGCCGGGCGACCTTGCGCACCGTGGCGACGCTCAGCTCGGCTCCTGCCGACATCCAGGGGTACATGCCGTCCCCGTCGCTGCTGAGCAGACGTACATTCGGCACGTCCGCGAGCCGCCGCAGGACATCGTCGTCGGGCAGCTTCAGTCCGAAGGCCTTGAGCCGGTCCGCGGCGCGTTCCAAGGGAAGTCCGCTCGACTGGGCGGCCACCAGAATCAGTCCTGGTGCGAGATGCTGCTCGCCGTCTTTTTCGTCGACCTGGCTCAGGAGCAGTTCATCGGTGGGGCGCGCCACCAGGAGCGGGGACCGGGGGCGGACTCCGGAACCCTCGTCGGCGGCCGCCCAGACCCGTGCCCGCCACTCAGCGAAGACGCCGCCGTAATCCGTACGCACCATCGCCTCGCCGGCCATCCGGGTGCGGTCCACCAGAAGTCGGTCACCTGGGCAGCAGCCCACGAGGCCCGCGTCCGCCACGAACTCGGCGCCGTCGGGCGAGCGGAGTGCGAAGCGGTGTCCACGTGCCACCGCCTGTTCGGCGATCAGGTCGGCGAGCCGCGCCTGCCGCTGGGGCTCAGGACCGAGTTCCAGCCGCTCGCCGGGTTCCGGCCAGCCGCCCCGTGCCAAGGCGTGCAGCCACTCCAGTGACAGCACACCCCCGCCCTCCTCGAACAGCACCGGGATCTTCTCGGTGAGGAGATCGGCGACGTACGCCTCGTGGTCGT
Coding sequences:
- a CDS encoding M4 family metallopeptidase: MRLSSSRRRTSHTLQRSVASVALAGVAALLATAVQSGAATAAPQQAPSASAEAGAQPVKLTPAQRAALIRAAGADTAATADELRLGGKEKLVVRDVVKDADGTLHTRYERTYGGIPVLGGDLVVRTDADGRTEGVTKATRAAVDVPSLDPAISTDRAERQALGAARAQDAKGPDVDRTPRKVVWAASGKPALAYETVVGGLQEDGTPQELHVVTDATTGKKLYEWQAVKNGTGHTVYSGTVDLTTTQSGSTYNLTDGARGNHRTYNLNRGTSGTGTLFSGSDDVWGNGTASNPESAGADAHYGAALTWDYYKNVHGRSGIRGDGVGAYSRVHYGNNYVNAFWSDSCFCMTYGDGSGNANPLTSIDVAGHEMTHGLTSATAGLVYSGESGGLNEATSDILGTAVEFYANNSSDIGDYLIGEEIDINGDGTPLRYMDQPSKDGASKDNWYSGIGSIDVHYSSGPANHFFYLLSEGSGSKVVNGVSYNSPTADGLPVTGIGRAKAEQIWFKALTTKFTSTTNYAGARTGTLAVAGELYGTSSAEYKAVQDAWAGVAVGPRPGGPGGGTSFENTGDVSIPDNGAAVTSSIAVTGRAGNAPANLQVAVDIVHTWRGDLVIDLLAPDGTAYRLKNFSSSDSADNVDETYTVNASSEVADGTWRLRVQDQAARDTGYINSWKLTFP
- a CDS encoding glycosyltransferase family 1 protein, encoding MKAIRRFTVRPVLPDSLRPLSDLARNLRWSWHTETRDLFQSVDPERWAASGGDPVRLLGSVRPARLAELTEDRRFLRRLTTVADELDDYVTGDRWYQAQPGELPAAVAYFSPEFGITAALPQYSGGLGILAGDHLKAASDLGVPLIGVGLLYRHGYFRQSLSRDGWQQEHYPVLDPNELPLALLKEADGSPAQVTLALPGGRFLRARIWLAQVGRVPLLLLDSDVEENDLGERGVTDRLYGGGSEHRLLQEMLLGIGGVRAVRTYCRLTGHPGPEVFHTNEGHAGFLGLERIAELADLGLEFDSALEAVRAGTVFTTHTPVPAGIDRFDRELVARHFGPGAELPRIDVERILRLGMETYPGGEPNLFNMAVMGLRLAQRANGVSLLHGKVSREMFSGLWPGFDAEEVPITSVTNGVHAPTWIAPEVFRLGARQIGAQRAEDAFTGGDADRWDAVADIPDQDIHDLRRTLREQLVAEVRDRLRVSWRQRGAGTAELGWIDGVLDPDVLTIGFARRVPSYKRLTLMLRDRDRLMDLLLHPQRPVQIVVAGKAHPADDGGKRLVQELVRFADDPRVRHRIVFLPDYGMAMAQKLYPGCDIWLNNPLRPLEACGTSGMKAALNGCLNLSVLDGWWDEWFQPDFGWAIPTADGAGTDPDRRDDIEAAALYDLLEQRVAPRFYERGPGGLPDRWIEMVRQTLTLLGPKVLAGRMVREYVERLYAPAARAHRAMAPDTARELAEWKSRLRAAWHAVTVDHVETSATTATAELGTTLTLRVRVGLGELAPDDVEVQAVSGRVDSEDRIADATAVPLKSVGGADAEGRWVYEGPLSLDRTGPYGYTVRILPAHRLLASSAEPGLVAVPSEDVVEGAGVLLR
- a CDS encoding DUF1990 family protein → MSFTYEDVGATRETGFCPPGFHPLHVRTRIGEGEAVFRRAAEAVSTWEMHRAIGVGVEATADRAAPGVDVTMTLAGMIKAPCRIVWTVSEYRRTGWAYGTLPGHPECGEEAFLVERTGDGTVWLTVSAFSRAAKWYARAGGAATRGLQQAYARRCGKVLRQLCEPEQQD